A DNA window from Flavisolibacter ginsenosidimutans contains the following coding sequences:
- the nagB gene encoding glucosamine-6-phosphate deaminase, producing the protein MKNHMLTNQANKEIDLTDSLERISTQIFSTPAEGAKWVAQQVALLMRAKADAGEHCVLGLATGSTPKLLYAELVRLHREEGLSFRHVIAFNLDEYYPIEKDALQSYNRFMKTQLFDKVDIDPSNCFIPDGEVPKEKIKEHCADYERMIALVGGIDLQILGIGVNGHIGFNEPGSSIHSKTRMVSLENSTRLANAYEFQGMSDVPRLALTMGISTILKAKKIILMGWGNTKAPVIQKAVEGDVTESVPASLLQTHDDATFVMDEQAASQLTRFKSPWLTGEIEWTPKMMKKAVVDMALHLEKPILSLTNNDYNEYGLSDLLVEKGDAYEINLQVFYAMRDTITGWPGGKPNAVIPAHPERSEPYPKRCLIFSPHPDDDIISMGGTFQRLHDQGHDVHVAYQTSGNIAVTDEFVTRFLDFAVGFEEMFARDSKPARDVLSEARAFLKNKKSNQVDTEDIRAIKGLIRRCEAAATCRYVGIKEEGIHFLNLPFYETGAIEKAPMSEEDIRITVDLLRKVKPQQVYAAGDLADPHGTHRVCLDIVFEALRRIKADGDAWIKDCWLWLYKGAWQEWDISEIEMAVPMSPDQVRKKRFGIFIHQSQKDTVPFQGSDAREFWQRAEDRNAHTAELYAQLGLTRYAAMEAFVRWTY; encoded by the coding sequence ATGAAAAATCATATGCTCACGAACCAGGCAAACAAGGAAATTGACTTAACCGATTCGTTGGAACGCATTTCCACGCAAATTTTTTCAACGCCGGCCGAAGGCGCAAAATGGGTGGCGCAGCAGGTTGCGTTGCTGATGCGGGCAAAGGCCGATGCCGGTGAACATTGCGTATTGGGGCTTGCCACCGGCTCAACGCCGAAACTCCTGTATGCCGAACTCGTGCGCCTGCACCGCGAAGAAGGCCTGAGCTTCCGGCACGTGATTGCCTTTAACCTGGATGAATATTACCCTATTGAAAAAGATGCGCTTCAGAGTTACAACCGCTTTATGAAAACGCAACTCTTCGACAAGGTGGACATTGACCCTTCAAATTGTTTTATTCCCGACGGCGAAGTGCCCAAAGAAAAAATAAAAGAACATTGCGCCGATTACGAAAGAATGATTGCTTTGGTTGGCGGTATTGATTTGCAGATTCTCGGCATCGGCGTTAACGGCCACATCGGCTTTAACGAACCCGGTTCCAGCATTCATTCCAAAACAAGGATGGTAAGCCTTGAAAACTCCACGCGGCTGGCCAATGCCTACGAGTTCCAGGGCATGAGCGACGTGCCGCGCCTGGCACTCACCATGGGCATCTCCACCATCTTAAAAGCCAAAAAAATCATCCTGATGGGATGGGGCAACACCAAGGCGCCCGTGATTCAAAAAGCAGTGGAAGGCGACGTAACCGAAAGCGTACCGGCTTCGCTTTTGCAAACGCACGACGACGCAACCTTTGTGATGGATGAACAAGCCGCCTCGCAACTAACGCGGTTTAAATCGCCCTGGCTAACGGGCGAAATTGAGTGGACGCCGAAAATGATGAAAAAGGCCGTGGTGGACATGGCGCTGCACCTGGAAAAACCGATTCTCAGCTTAACCAACAACGATTACAACGAATACGGATTGAGCGACCTTTTGGTAGAAAAAGGCGATGCCTACGAAATCAACCTGCAGGTGTTTTATGCCATGCGTGATACCATCACCGGCTGGCCCGGCGGCAAGCCAAACGCGGTTATTCCCGCTCATCCCGAACGTTCCGAGCCTTACCCGAAACGCTGCCTCATTTTTTCGCCGCATCCCGATGATGACATCATCTCCATGGGCGGTACCTTTCAACGTTTGCACGACCAGGGGCACGACGTACACGTAGCTTATCAAACCTCCGGCAACATTGCCGTCACCGACGAATTTGTCACCCGCTTTTTGGATTTTGCCGTTGGCTTTGAAGAAATGTTTGCCCGCGACAGCAAACCGGCCCGCGATGTTTTAAGCGAAGCCAGAGCGTTTCTAAAAAACAAAAAGTCAAACCAGGTAGACACCGAAGACATTCGCGCCATCAAAGGACTCATTCGGCGTTGCGAAGCCGCGGCCACTTGCCGCTACGTGGGCATTAAAGAAGAAGGCATTCATTTTCTTAATCTTCCTTTTTACGAAACCGGCGCCATTGAAAAAGCACCGATGAGTGAAGAAGACATTCGCATTACCGTTGACTTGCTCCGGAAGGTAAAACCGCAACAGGTTTATGCAGCCGGCGATCTGGCCGATCCGCACGGAACACACCGCGTTTGCCTTGACATTGTTTTTGAAGCCTTGCGGCGAATAAAAGCCGATGGCGACGCGTGGATAAAGGATTGTTGGCTGTGGCTCTACAAAGGCGCCTGGCAGGAGTGGGACATCAGCGAAATAGAAATGGCCGTGCCCATGAGTCCCGACCAGGTACGCAAAAAGCGTTTCGGCATTTTTATTCACCAATCGCAAAAAGATACGGTGCCGTTCCAGGGAAGTGATGCAAGAGAATTTTGGCAGCGTGCCGAAGACCGCAACGCACACACGGCAGAACTGTATGCGCAACTGGGTTTAACGCGATACGCTGCTATGGAAGCATTCGTTCGGTGGACGTATTGA